The following proteins are co-located in the Myxocyprinus asiaticus isolate MX2 ecotype Aquarium Trade chromosome 18, UBuf_Myxa_2, whole genome shotgun sequence genome:
- the LOC127455928 gene encoding reticulocalbin-2-like isoform X1, whose protein sequence is MATSSAKYLRKHSFKILTVRYTVLLLLVASCASGAIGNQIVQEDHLGIHNHEHNANAFLPSEDKDEIQKLSPSEQRKRLVEIVKKIDTDSDKHLTPEEITLWIQKVYRTYALDDAEERFPEFDLNNDGLVSWDEYNMVMHGHTVEVDEDAAFEDPEEESLRFYCWFIHPQLHGKEKRRFDFADMDGSAGLNLIEFLAFTHPSEVDHMADFAIEDVLSEYDLDKDGFISLSEFIGDLRTNEQDEPSQWEVEETVRFKDLYDQDRDGKLNRDEQVRWVAPNSYGSAREEAIHLIKEMDQDGDERLSQAEILKNQDIFMNSEVTDYGRQLHVPHDEL, encoded by the exons ATGGCAACAAGCTCAGCTAAATACTTAAGGAAACATTCCTTCAAAA TTTTAACAGTTAGATACACAGTTCTATTGTTGCTGGTTGCGAGTTGTGCATCAGGAGCTATTGGAAACCAAATTGTCCAAGAGGATCATTTAGGCATACACAATCATGAACATAATGCAAATGCCTTCCTTCCCTCAGAG GACAAAGATGAAATACAGAAACTCAGTCCATCTGAGCAGCGAAAGAGACTGGTGGAGATCGTGAAGAAGATTGACACAGACTCTGACAAACATCTGACTCCAG AGGAAATAACATTATGGATACAGAAGGTGTATAGGACATATGCGCTGGATGATGCTGAGGAACGTTTCCCTGAGTTTGACTTAAACAACGATGGGCTGGTGTCCTGGGATGAATACAACATGGTTATGCATGGTCATACTGTGGAAGTGGATGAAGATGCTGCCTTTGAGGATCCAGAGGAAGAGTCTCTCAGATTT TATTGTTGGTTTATCCACCCACAGCTTCATGGAAAGGAAAAAAGACGTTTTGACTTTGCTGATATGGATGGCTCAGCTGGCCTAAACTTAATAGAGTTTCTTGCATTTACTCATCCATCTGAGGTGGACCACATGGCT gATTTTGCCATTGAAGATGTGCTTAGCGAATATGACTTGGATAAAGATGGATTTATTAGCTTGAGTGAATTTATTGGAGATCTCAGAACAAATG AGCAGGACGAGCCCTCGCAGTGGGAGGTTGAGGAAACAGTGCGCTTTAAGGATCTGTATGACCAGGATAGGGATGGCAAACTGAACAGGGATGAACAGGTCCGCTGGGTTGCTCCAAACAGCTATGGTTCTGCACGAGAAGAG GCTATTCATCTTATCAAGGAAATGGATCAAGATGGTGATGAAAGGCTCTCACAGGCAGAGATTTTAAAAAACCAAGACATTTTCATGAACAGTGAAGTGACAGATTATGGGAGACAGCTCCATGTGCCACATGATGAACTGTAA
- the LOC127455928 gene encoding reticulocalbin-2-like isoform X2, translating to MATSSAKYLRKHSFKILTVRYTVLLLLVASCASGAIGNQIVQEDHLGIHNHEHNANAFLPSEDKDEIQKLSPSEQRKRLVEIVKKIDTDSDKHLTPEEITLWIQKVYRTYALDDAEERFPEFDLNNDGLVSWDEYNMVMHGHTVEVDEDAAFEDPEEESLRFLHGKEKRRFDFADMDGSAGLNLIEFLAFTHPSEVDHMADFAIEDVLSEYDLDKDGFISLSEFIGDLRTNEQDEPSQWEVEETVRFKDLYDQDRDGKLNRDEQVRWVAPNSYGSAREEAIHLIKEMDQDGDERLSQAEILKNQDIFMNSEVTDYGRQLHVPHDEL from the exons ATGGCAACAAGCTCAGCTAAATACTTAAGGAAACATTCCTTCAAAA TTTTAACAGTTAGATACACAGTTCTATTGTTGCTGGTTGCGAGTTGTGCATCAGGAGCTATTGGAAACCAAATTGTCCAAGAGGATCATTTAGGCATACACAATCATGAACATAATGCAAATGCCTTCCTTCCCTCAGAG GACAAAGATGAAATACAGAAACTCAGTCCATCTGAGCAGCGAAAGAGACTGGTGGAGATCGTGAAGAAGATTGACACAGACTCTGACAAACATCTGACTCCAG AGGAAATAACATTATGGATACAGAAGGTGTATAGGACATATGCGCTGGATGATGCTGAGGAACGTTTCCCTGAGTTTGACTTAAACAACGATGGGCTGGTGTCCTGGGATGAATACAACATGGTTATGCATGGTCATACTGTGGAAGTGGATGAAGATGCTGCCTTTGAGGATCCAGAGGAAGAGTCTCTCAGATTT CTTCATGGAAAGGAAAAAAGACGTTTTGACTTTGCTGATATGGATGGCTCAGCTGGCCTAAACTTAATAGAGTTTCTTGCATTTACTCATCCATCTGAGGTGGACCACATGGCT gATTTTGCCATTGAAGATGTGCTTAGCGAATATGACTTGGATAAAGATGGATTTATTAGCTTGAGTGAATTTATTGGAGATCTCAGAACAAATG AGCAGGACGAGCCCTCGCAGTGGGAGGTTGAGGAAACAGTGCGCTTTAAGGATCTGTATGACCAGGATAGGGATGGCAAACTGAACAGGGATGAACAGGTCCGCTGGGTTGCTCCAAACAGCTATGGTTCTGCACGAGAAGAG GCTATTCATCTTATCAAGGAAATGGATCAAGATGGTGATGAAAGGCTCTCACAGGCAGAGATTTTAAAAAACCAAGACATTTTCATGAACAGTGAAGTGACAGATTATGGGAGACAGCTCCATGTGCCACATGATGAACTGTAA